In a single window of the Cydia amplana chromosome 4, ilCydAmpl1.1, whole genome shotgun sequence genome:
- the LOC134663140 gene encoding cytochrome b-c1 complex subunit 7-like: MALRATAVRLSSMKQWAYNLSGFNKYGLMRDDCLYENQDVQEALRRIPAHVVDERNFRIIRAMQLSLQKTILPKEEWTKLEEDVLYLSPVVKQVEKERKEREAWEANY, from the exons ATGGCACTCCGAGCTACTGCAGTTCGTTTAA GCAGCATGAAACAATGGGCTTATAATTTGTCAGGATTTAACAAATATG GCCTAATGCGCGACGACTGCTTGTATGAAAACCAAGACGTGCAGGAGGCCCTGCGCCGCATCCCCGCACACGTGGTCGACGAGCGCAACTTCCGCATCATCCGCGCCATGCAGCTCTCCCTTCAGAAGACCATCCTGCCCAAGGAGGAGTGGACCAAGCTCGAGGAGGATGTGCTGTACCTCAGCCCCGTCGTCAAGCAGGTCGAGAAGGAACGCAAGGAGAGGGAGGCGTGGGAAGCCAACTATTAG